A genomic stretch from Sulfurimonas sediminis includes:
- a CDS encoding M3 family metallopeptidase has protein sequence MTKFLQFDCDLDTFIEELKKHLNKNNKKIETLLAQKEKTYANFVKPLEMMDEYLEQFFTPLSHLNAVNNSEKTQKVYTEALPLVTEYSTQLSQNIEIYNAYKEIMQKEQTSLNSEQKRVLALNILHFELSGAHLDKKTKQRLQEINLKKSELSNNFSQNLLDATNAYEYIITDESDIEGLPKSEIENAKFEDNGVIKYKLTLQMPSYIAYMTYGKNRAIREELYRAYVSRAPQNAKIIDELLALRQEMSQLLGFKNYAELSLATKMAEDTKSVLGFLENLLENSIPQAKNELQELQNIAPHKLESHDTSYYAEILKKEQYDIDEEEYRPYFEQKNVIAGMFTFLDKLFNVTCKQVKEKLWHEKAYAYDVYENDILKARIYLDLEARESKRGGAWMHNWQTHCTDEAGKKPLASAFIVCSFPPSNDTNPSLLRHDDVVTLFHETGHTLHHILSEVNENEVSGVNGVEWDAVEFPSQFLENFAYEPQVLKMFAKHYETNETISDEMIDKLVKSKNFLSAMGMLRQLEFSLFDFKLHTKVYQGDEVQNLLDTIREKTALIKPPKYNKFQNGFSHIFSGGYAAGYYSYKWAEVLSADTFYTVVDENIFNSPTAKKYQNIILHRGGSQSMQELFHELMGRDADTTQLLRLNGIVE, from the coding sequence ATGACAAAATTTTTACAATTTGATTGTGACCTAGATACTTTCATAGAAGAACTGAAAAAACATCTCAATAAAAATAACAAAAAGATAGAAACCTTACTTGCACAGAAAGAAAAAACCTATGCAAACTTTGTCAAACCACTAGAGATGATGGATGAGTATTTGGAACAGTTTTTTACACCACTCTCTCATCTCAATGCTGTAAACAACTCCGAGAAAACACAAAAGGTTTATACAGAAGCCCTTCCTCTTGTTACAGAGTACTCGACACAGCTTTCACAAAACATTGAAATATACAATGCCTATAAAGAAATAATGCAAAAGGAACAGACATCCCTCAACAGTGAACAAAAAAGAGTTTTAGCATTAAATATTTTACATTTTGAATTAAGCGGTGCCCATCTGGATAAAAAAACAAAACAGAGGCTTCAGGAAATAAACTTAAAAAAGAGTGAACTTTCCAATAACTTTTCTCAAAATCTGCTTGATGCAACAAATGCCTACGAATATATAATTACTGATGAATCCGATATAGAAGGTTTGCCAAAAAGTGAAATAGAAAATGCCAAATTTGAAGACAATGGCGTTATAAAATACAAATTGACACTGCAAATGCCATCGTACATAGCCTATATGACCTATGGAAAGAACAGAGCAATTCGGGAAGAACTCTACCGTGCCTATGTTTCACGCGCACCACAGAATGCAAAAATAATTGATGAACTGTTGGCACTGCGACAGGAGATGAGTCAGCTTTTAGGGTTCAAAAACTATGCAGAACTTTCTCTTGCTACAAAAATGGCCGAAGATACAAAAAGTGTTTTAGGATTTTTAGAAAATTTACTTGAAAATTCAATTCCCCAGGCAAAAAATGAACTGCAGGAACTGCAAAATATCGCGCCACACAAACTTGAGAGTCATGATACTTCTTACTATGCAGAAATATTAAAAAAAGAGCAATACGACATCGATGAAGAGGAGTATCGCCCTTATTTTGAACAAAAAAATGTTATTGCAGGGATGTTTACTTTTTTAGACAAACTTTTTAATGTTACATGTAAACAGGTAAAAGAGAAATTGTGGCATGAAAAAGCCTATGCCTATGATGTGTATGAAAACGACATCCTCAAAGCCCGTATTTATCTTGATTTAGAAGCAAGAGAATCAAAACGGGGCGGAGCATGGATGCATAACTGGCAAACACACTGCACAGATGAAGCAGGCAAAAAACCGCTGGCCTCAGCCTTTATAGTATGCAGTTTTCCTCCATCAAATGATACAAATCCTTCACTGCTTCGACATGATGATGTTGTCACTCTTTTTCATGAAACAGGGCATACTTTGCATCATATCCTGAGTGAAGTAAATGAAAATGAAGTAAGCGGTGTCAATGGAGTAGAATGGGATGCTGTTGAATTTCCTTCTCAGTTTTTGGAAAATTTTGCCTATGAGCCTCAGGTTCTCAAAATGTTTGCAAAACACTATGAAACAAATGAAACTATTTCAGATGAAATGATAGATAAGCTGGTAAAAAGTAAAAACTTTTTATCTGCAATGGGAATGCTGAGACAATTGGAATTTTCACTCTTTGATTTTAAACTGCATACTAAAGTGTATCAGGGAGATGAAGTACAAAATCTGCTTGACACCATACGGGAAAAAACTGCACTGATAAAACCACCAAAATACAATAAGTTCCAAAACGGATTTTCCCATATATTTTCAGGTGGATATGCTGCAGGATACTACAGCTACAAATGGGCCGAAGTTCTGAGCGCAGATACTTTTTACACCGTAGTAGATGAAAATATTTTTAATTCCCCTACAGCAAAAAAATATCAAAATATCATTTTACACCGTGGCGGTTCGCAAAGTATGCAAGAACTTTTTCATGAACTGATGGGTAGAGATGCCGATACAACGCAGCTGTTAAGACTCAACGGTATAGTAGAGTGA
- a CDS encoding trypsin-like peptidase domain-containing protein codes for MNTQTLLETYIENIIQIMTPYGSGTGFIIDNLIITNSHVCSGLREVVIKAEHFERSIAKVIYDDPYYDLAFIKYEFKQPKNPLKLAKSNVENGDTTIAIGHPYGLNYTATEGIVSRAARLMGDLEYIQIDAAINPGNSGGPLLNDKGEVTGVNTFIIQNANNLGFALPVHYLQDALTAFKQLGVENVIKCPSCKNLIQEKDIKNDYCPKCGVELEIARLRRKGYTPIGPTKLIEDILESLGINVTLARRSQSSWRIDKGTARININYYENGIIIGDAKLCGIPKENIEKMYDFLLQENNKLSYLQFSINENSVYLSYLVVDSSLTKEEGKTAIEKLIKDANKYDNILINKYGALRQKKDTED; via the coding sequence ATGAATACGCAAACTCTTTTAGAAACCTACATTGAAAATATTATACAGATAATGACGCCCTATGGCAGTGGAACAGGTTTTATTATAGATAATCTTATAATTACAAATTCGCATGTATGCTCGGGGCTGAGAGAAGTTGTAATCAAAGCAGAGCACTTTGAGCGAAGTATTGCAAAAGTTATTTATGATGACCCCTATTATGATTTGGCATTTATAAAATATGAATTCAAGCAACCCAAAAATCCGCTCAAACTTGCCAAAAGCAATGTGGAAAACGGTGATACCACCATAGCTATCGGACACCCTTACGGTCTAAACTATACAGCGACAGAGGGAATAGTTTCCCGCGCAGCCAGACTTATGGGAGACCTTGAATATATTCAGATTGATGCTGCCATCAACCCCGGAAACAGCGGAGGTCCTCTGTTAAATGACAAAGGAGAAGTTACAGGAGTCAATACTTTCATTATTCAAAATGCAAATAATTTGGGTTTTGCACTCCCTGTGCACTATCTTCAAGATGCACTCACCGCTTTTAAACAACTCGGAGTAGAAAATGTCATCAAATGCCCTTCGTGCAAAAATCTTATTCAAGAAAAAGATATAAAAAATGACTACTGCCCAAAATGTGGAGTAGAACTTGAAATAGCCAGACTCAGACGAAAAGGCTATACACCTATAGGACCGACAAAACTCATAGAAGATATACTGGAGTCCCTGGGCATCAATGTAACCCTGGCAAGAAGAAGCCAGTCATCCTGGAGAATAGACAAGGGAACTGCAAGAATCAATATTAACTATTATGAAAACGGCATTATTATAGGAGATGCCAAACTTTGCGGTATTCCCAAAGAAAACATTGAAAAGATGTATGATTTTTTGCTCCAGGAGAACAACAAACTCTCCTATTTACAGTTTTCTATCAATGAAAACAGCGTGTATCTTTCCTATCTGGTTGTAGACTCTTCCTTAACAAAAGAAGAAGGAAAAACTGCAATAGAAAAGTTAATCAAAGATGCAAATAAGTATGATAATATTCTCATAAACAAATACGGTGCCCTGCGACAGAAAAAAGACACTGAGGACTAA
- a CDS encoding citrate/2-methylcitrate synthase, with translation MGKLFTRDTQAIFWNNNKTAIQRMLDYDYTIKRETPSVAAIVAPTSSNKFEKFFWGADEIMVPIYKSTAEAKAAQPQADVLLNFASFRTAYDVTMEALNLGGFKTIMITAEGIPERLARGMNAYARELNVTVIGPATVGAIVPGAFKIANIGGTIENIINSKLHRAGSCGLVTRSGGLFNELSNIIAINADGIAEGVAIGGDRFVGSVFIDNLLRMEKNPDVKYMILLGEVGGTEEYKVIEAVKSGKITKPIIAWCIGTIAKYYDSGVQFGHAGASANAERETAEAKNKAMAEAGIHVPATFNDLPATIMEVYDDLKTKGIIGEIEEPEINVIPKMRRSKNFICTISDDRGEEATYAGFPISSVATPDTGKGIGDVISLLWFKKQYPKWATDFIETVIKTVADHGPAVSGAHNAKVTARAGKSVVESLVTGLLTIGPRFGGAIDGAAKYFKYADDNNLSPKEFLAYMKSEGVPIPGIGHRIKSLKNPDLRVTGLMNYAAEHFPSTPLLDYAKTVEALTTSKKENLILNVDGTIGILMVDMWRALGYSEEEINEFIESGTLNSFFIVGRSIGFIGHVLDEKRLAMPMYRHPMDDILYDVKKAEKI, from the coding sequence ATGGGAAAATTATTTACTAGAGATACACAAGCAATTTTTTGGAATAACAACAAAACTGCTATCCAGAGAATGCTTGACTATGATTACACAATCAAAAGAGAAACACCATCTGTTGCGGCAATAGTCGCACCTACAAGTTCAAACAAATTTGAAAAGTTTTTTTGGGGTGCAGATGAGATTATGGTGCCTATTTACAAAAGTACAGCAGAGGCAAAAGCTGCGCAGCCACAGGCTGATGTACTTTTAAATTTTGCATCATTCAGAACGGCATATGATGTGACAATGGAAGCATTAAATCTTGGCGGATTTAAAACAATCATGATCACAGCTGAGGGAATTCCGGAAAGACTGGCTCGCGGAATGAACGCATATGCAAGAGAGTTAAATGTTACTGTAATCGGTCCGGCAACTGTTGGTGCTATAGTTCCGGGTGCATTTAAAATTGCCAATATCGGTGGTACTATCGAAAATATTATCAACTCAAAACTTCACCGTGCAGGTTCATGTGGACTTGTTACACGCTCTGGTGGACTTTTTAACGAACTTTCAAATATTATTGCAATTAATGCTGACGGTATTGCAGAGGGTGTTGCTATCGGTGGTGACAGATTTGTCGGTTCGGTATTTATTGACAACCTGTTACGTATGGAAAAAAATCCGGATGTAAAATATATGATTTTACTTGGTGAAGTCGGTGGTACTGAAGAGTATAAGGTAATCGAAGCGGTAAAATCCGGTAAAATTACAAAACCAATCATCGCATGGTGTATAGGTACAATCGCTAAATATTATGATTCCGGTGTTCAATTCGGACATGCAGGTGCTTCTGCAAATGCTGAGCGTGAAACTGCCGAAGCTAAAAACAAAGCGATGGCTGAAGCAGGCATACATGTACCGGCTACATTTAACGATTTACCGGCAACGATAATGGAAGTTTATGATGATTTAAAAACAAAAGGAATTATAGGAGAGATTGAAGAGCCTGAAATCAATGTTATTCCTAAAATGCGCCGTTCTAAAAACTTTATCTGTACTATTTCTGATGACAGAGGGGAAGAGGCTACATATGCAGGCTTCCCTATTTCATCTGTTGCAACTCCAGATACAGGTAAAGGTATCGGTGATGTTATTTCACTTCTATGGTTTAAAAAACAGTATCCAAAATGGGCTACAGATTTTATAGAAACTGTTATTAAAACAGTAGCAGACCATGGTCCTGCGGTTTCTGGTGCGCATAATGCAAAAGTAACAGCACGTGCAGGCAAATCAGTTGTTGAATCACTTGTAACAGGTTTATTGACAATTGGTCCGAGATTTGGTGGTGCAATTGACGGTGCGGCTAAATATTTTAAATATGCTGATGACAACAATCTTTCTCCAAAAGAGTTTTTAGCATATATGAAAAGTGAAGGTGTGCCAATTCCAGGTATCGGTCACCGTATTAAATCTCTTAAAAATCCGGATCTTCGTGTAACCGGTCTTATGAATTACGCAGCAGAACATTTTCCAAGTACTCCATTGCTTGATTATGCAAAAACTGTTGAAGCCTTGACAACAAGTAAAAAAGAAAATCTTATCTTAAATGTTGATGGTACTATAGGTATTTTGATGGTTGATATGTGGAGAGCACTGGGATACTCTGAAGAAGAAATTAATGAATTTATCGAATCAGGTACTCTCAATTCATTCTTTATTGTTGGTCGTTCAATAGGTTTCATCGGGCATGTTCTTGATGAAAAACGTCTTGCTATGCCAATGTACAGACATCCGATGGATGATATTCTATACGATGTAAAAAAAGCAGAAAAAATTTAA
- a CDS encoding endonuclease/exonuclease/phosphatase family protein produces the protein MRVFFLLALLISLMYGETTLKIATYNVENLFDLQRNGHEYKEYIPYAKSNWNDKNYRKKLKNIAKVIKDINPDIIGLQEIESLQALKDLRYTLKREGVYYQYYKIANLKSTTIKVAILSKIPFVYTHEIAVTSSHRYRNILEVKFKINNEDLYILINHWKSKAGPESMRIVSAKKLRKRIEELGKNKNIIALGDFNSDYEEYEIFKRKRKHNDTDGITGINHILGTIKYQNSSQNIHLAPYDFYNLWYDTELEKRYSYIYRGKKEAMDSILVTAALLDKKGIDYKPHSIAAFEKPYLFKGKAIYRWQTTRSRLRRHKGKGYSDHLPVIAEFVLH, from the coding sequence GTGAGAGTATTCTTTCTTTTAGCTCTGCTCATCTCATTAATGTATGGAGAAACAACTTTGAAAATTGCAACATATAATGTTGAAAATCTTTTTGATTTGCAACGAAACGGACATGAGTATAAAGAATATATTCCTTATGCAAAATCAAACTGGAATGATAAAAACTATAGGAAAAAACTTAAAAATATTGCAAAGGTCATCAAAGATATCAACCCAGATATCATTGGACTCCAAGAGATAGAATCTCTTCAGGCACTCAAAGATCTACGATATACTCTAAAAAGAGAAGGCGTTTATTACCAGTACTATAAAATTGCCAACTTAAAATCTACAACAATCAAAGTAGCCATTTTGAGTAAAATTCCATTTGTATATACACATGAAATTGCTGTCACCTCTTCCCATAGATATAGAAATATTTTAGAAGTGAAATTCAAAATAAACAATGAAGATTTGTATATTCTAATTAATCATTGGAAATCAAAAGCAGGTCCGGAAAGTATGCGTATCGTCTCTGCAAAAAAACTCAGAAAAAGAATTGAGGAACTGGGAAAAAACAAAAATATCATCGCACTTGGTGATTTTAATTCTGATTATGAAGAGTATGAAATTTTTAAAAGAAAAAGAAAACATAATGACACAGATGGAATAACAGGTATCAATCATATACTGGGTACTATCAAGTATCAGAATTCATCACAAAATATACATCTGGCACCTTATGATTTTTACAACTTATGGTATGACACTGAATTAGAAAAAAGATACAGCTATATCTATAGAGGTAAAAAAGAAGCAATGGACAGTATCTTAGTCACAGCTGCACTTCTTGATAAAAAAGGCATTGATTATAAACCACACAGTATTGCTGCTTTTGAAAAGCCCTATTTGTTTAAAGGAAAAGCAATTTACAGATGGCAAACAACAAGGAGCAGATTAAGACGTCATAAAGGCAAAGGCTATTCAGATCATCTGCCTGTCATAGCAGAGTTTGTTCTACACTGA
- a CDS encoding uracil-DNA glycosylase, whose protein sequence is MLLENEWKNFLNDEIYKEYFIKLLKKVSLEYKSKTVFPNSENIFRAFNLVNPSEVKVVIIGQDPYHGLNQATGLAFSVCPKCNIPPSLKNIYKELVDDIGCKYPKNGDLTQWAKEGVLLINAVLTVEQGKANSHKDFGWQKFTDAVIKKLSDEKEHLVFILWGGPSQKKEFLIDTTKHCIIKSPHPSPLSAYRGFFHSKPFSRANEYLIKHKKKPVAWCLSVEQTLL, encoded by the coding sequence ATGTTATTAGAAAACGAATGGAAAAATTTTCTCAATGATGAAATTTATAAAGAATATTTTATCAAACTTTTGAAAAAAGTATCTTTGGAATATAAATCAAAAACTGTGTTTCCCAATTCTGAAAATATATTTAGAGCCTTTAATTTAGTAAACCCTTCTGAAGTAAAAGTTGTAATTATAGGACAAGACCCTTATCATGGTCTCAATCAGGCTACCGGACTTGCATTTTCTGTTTGTCCAAAATGTAATATTCCACCTTCATTAAAAAATATATACAAAGAGTTAGTCGATGATATAGGTTGTAAATATCCGAAAAACGGGGATTTGACACAATGGGCAAAAGAGGGAGTTTTGTTGATAAATGCTGTTTTAACTGTTGAACAGGGGAAGGCAAACTCCCATAAAGATTTTGGCTGGCAAAAGTTTACTGATGCCGTTATTAAAAAACTCTCTGATGAAAAAGAACATTTGGTCTTTATATTATGGGGCGGCCCGTCACAAAAAAAAGAGTTTCTAATTGATACAACAAAACATTGTATTATTAAATCTCCTCATCCTTCTCCGCTCTCGGCATACAGAGGTTTTTTTCATTCAAAGCCTTTTTCCAGAGCAAATGAGTATTTGATCAAACATAAGAAAAAGCCTGTTGCATGGTGTCTCAGTGTAGAACAAACTCTGCTATGA
- a CDS encoding pilus assembly FimT family protein yields the protein MKKAFTLLELVFVVVMIGILAAVIIPKTRSNPLQEAAIQLVSHIRYTQHLATIGDKFDRNEPYWFRQKWQLAFSTAAGTNSYMIFSDSPATVGGAYDGNPGANSTYTDVEVAGNPLKKNKYLIGVPFGSFDNSATKKLSNELNIGKKYAVKNITVSGGSTGSSARRILFDHMGRPYRGNTSSTSAAALNSAGDRITTSAVYIKLCTDICINPKKSANNKNEIVIKIEPETGYAHIL from the coding sequence ATGAAAAAAGCATTTACACTTTTAGAACTTGTTTTTGTTGTAGTAATGATTGGTATACTAGCAGCAGTCATAATTCCAAAAACAAGATCCAATCCTTTACAGGAAGCTGCAATACAGTTGGTTTCTCATATAAGGTATACACAACACTTGGCAACTATCGGTGATAAGTTTGATCGGAATGAACCATATTGGTTTCGGCAAAAATGGCAATTGGCATTTTCTACGGCTGCCGGAACAAACTCCTACATGATATTTTCGGATTCTCCTGCTACAGTCGGTGGAGCCTATGATGGAAATCCTGGTGCAAATAGTACATATACGGATGTAGAAGTTGCAGGCAATCCTCTCAAAAAAAATAAATATCTAATTGGTGTGCCTTTTGGTTCTTTTGACAATTCTGCAACAAAAAAACTTTCAAATGAATTAAATATCGGTAAAAAATATGCTGTTAAAAATATTACTGTCAGCGGTGGCAGTACAGGGTCAAGTGCAAGAAGAATTTTATTTGATCATATGGGAAGACCCTATAGAGGAAATACAAGTTCAACTTCAGCAGCTGCTTTAAATTCTGCTGGAGATAGAATTACAACTTCAGCAGTTTATATAAAACTGTGTACAGACATTTGTATTAATCCAAAAAAAAGTGCCAACAATAAGAATGAGATAGTAATTAAAATAGAACCGGAAACAGGATATGCACATATCTTGTAG
- a CDS encoding anthranilate synthase component II, with translation MILMIDNYDSFTYNIVQYCRELGADLKIIRNDEMSVQEIENLHPEKIIISPGPASPDEAGVTLEVINYFQDKLPILGICLGHQSIAQAFGADIVRAKNMMHGKTSKIKHSPCKLFETLPDEFTATRYHSLIVDKKSIPESIEPTAFSMDDDEIMALKIKDKDIYGVQFHPESIMSEYGHEIIGNFLKL, from the coding sequence TTGATTTTAATGATAGACAATTATGACAGTTTTACATACAATATTGTTCAGTATTGCAGGGAACTTGGAGCGGATTTGAAAATTATACGTAATGATGAGATGAGTGTGCAGGAGATAGAAAATCTTCATCCGGAAAAAATTATAATTTCTCCCGGACCGGCTTCTCCTGATGAGGCAGGTGTAACCCTGGAAGTGATAAATTATTTTCAGGACAAATTGCCGATTCTTGGTATATGTTTAGGGCACCAGAGTATTGCACAGGCTTTTGGTGCAGATATCGTACGTGCCAAAAATATGATGCACGGTAAAACATCAAAGATTAAACACTCTCCATGTAAACTCTTTGAGACTCTGCCGGATGAATTTACGGCAACACGTTATCATTCTCTGATAGTTGATAAAAAGAGCATACCAGAGAGTATCGAACCGACAGCCTTCAGTATGGATGATGATGAAATAATGGCATTAAAAATAAAAGATAAAGATATTTACGGTGTGCAGTTTCATCCTGAATCAATAATGAGTGAATACGGACATGAAATTATTGGAAATTTTCTAAAATTATGA
- a CDS encoding AI-2E family transporter, whose amino-acid sequence MKEHKIGYYFIVMASVVIVLAGIKSASVIIIPFLLSLFIAIILSPLYNYFKSKSIPDIVSVTLVITVFILFLALIAKLVGNSVHDFSANIDTYAQKLAQYYQLISHYTASFGIEISTEDIANLINMKQAMKFATSIIQSMGAMFTNGFIIILTVIFMLLESQYFVKKVELADGHQETMAHIERIFSKIKNYMVLKALISLFTGAIIWMSLYFLGTDYAFLWGVLAFMLNFIPNIGSIIAAIPAVLITLVQLGGMSALAVMVLYSVINIVIGSIVEPKIMGKGLGLSTLIIFLSLMFWGWLLGIVGMLLSIPLTIMAKIIFDANQNTQWIGVLLGTGENIELNKEANK is encoded by the coding sequence ATGAAAGAGCATAAAATAGGCTATTATTTTATAGTTATGGCAAGTGTTGTGATTGTTCTGGCAGGCATAAAAAGTGCATCAGTCATTATCATTCCGTTTTTACTCTCTTTGTTTATTGCCATTATCCTCTCTCCTTTGTATAATTATTTTAAGTCAAAGTCGATACCGGATATTGTGTCAGTTACTTTGGTAATAACAGTTTTTATTCTGTTTTTGGCACTGATTGCAAAACTTGTAGGCAACTCAGTGCATGATTTTAGTGCCAATATTGATACATATGCACAAAAACTTGCGCAATATTATCAGCTTATTTCACACTATACCGCTTCTTTCGGCATAGAAATTTCAACTGAAGATATCGCAAACCTGATAAATATGAAACAGGCGATGAAATTCGCAACAAGTATTATTCAAAGTATGGGTGCTATGTTTACAAATGGTTTTATCATTATTTTAACAGTAATATTTATGCTGCTTGAATCACAGTATTTTGTAAAAAAAGTGGAACTGGCTGACGGACATCAAGAGACAATGGCTCATATAGAAAGAATTTTTTCTAAAATAAAAAACTATATGGTACTCAAAGCACTCATCTCATTGTTTACCGGTGCCATCATATGGATGAGTCTCTATTTTTTAGGTACAGATTATGCCTTTTTATGGGGAGTATTGGCTTTTATGCTCAACTTTATCCCAAATATAGGCTCAATAATTGCAGCTATTCCTGCAGTTTTAATTACTTTAGTACAACTAGGAGGCATGAGCGCTTTGGCAGTAATGGTGTTGTATAGTGTGATAAATATAGTCATAGGATCAATTGTTGAACCTAAAATTATGGGAAAAGGTTTAGGACTGTCCACCCTGATAATTTTTCTTTCACTCATGTTTTGGGGATGGCTTTTGGGCATAGTAGGCATGCTTTTGTCCATTCCTTTAACTATAATGGCAAAGATTATTTTTGATGCCAATCAAAATACACAATGGATAGGAGTCCTGCTTGGAACAGGTGAGAATATTGAATTGAATAAAGAAGCTAATAAGTAA
- a CDS encoding ATP citrate lyase citrate-binding domain-containing protein: MAQKAIREYDAKSILAKHWNKYFPDFTYAYETVLVTSGAELLEAAKEKPWLKEKPLVVKPDMLFGKRGKNNLVLFKDQKPGDVTLEKAAAWIDEKAKEDVAVYFSFDGDTPTGEPKVDRLTHFIVEPFTPHDQSEEYYISATVVGDEDVLYMSAEGGMEVEEGWDEKVTEVAFPITATEEEIAEKIKANIPADVKEEDKENFAKFAIGFFKAYRELNFAYLEINPFVMQGTKIELLDMVAKLDDTAGFMMVEEWGDVEYPTAFGMEAKSPEVEAIEEADAKTGASLKLTLLKPEARIWTMVAGGGASVVYADTIADFAGIEDLANYGEYSGGPTTGETKFYAETLLDLMTREKDPEGRDKILIIGGAIANFTDVAKTFTGIIQAFENYADKMKDVGIKIYVRRGGPNYEKGLKDIKEAADRLGLNIEVYGPETHVTDIVRMALEEK, from the coding sequence ATGGCTCAAAAAGCGATACGAGAATATGACGCGAAGTCAATTTTAGCAAAACATTGGAATAAATACTTTCCAGATTTCACTTATGCATACGAGACGGTTCTGGTGACATCAGGTGCGGAACTACTTGAAGCTGCAAAAGAAAAACCATGGTTAAAAGAAAAACCATTAGTTGTAAAACCGGATATGCTGTTTGGTAAACGTGGTAAAAATAATTTAGTGCTTTTTAAAGATCAAAAGCCGGGTGATGTTACTTTAGAAAAAGCAGCCGCATGGATTGACGAAAAGGCGAAAGAAGATGTGGCAGTCTATTTTTCTTTTGATGGTGACACTCCAACTGGTGAGCCAAAAGTAGACAGGTTGACTCACTTTATTGTTGAGCCATTTACTCCGCATGATCAGTCTGAAGAGTATTATATTTCAGCAACTGTGGTAGGCGATGAAGATGTTCTCTACATGTCAGCTGAAGGTGGTATGGAAGTTGAAGAGGGATGGGATGAAAAAGTTACCGAAGTTGCATTCCCAATTACTGCTACAGAAGAAGAGATCGCTGAGAAAATAAAAGCAAATATTCCTGCAGATGTAAAAGAAGAAGATAAAGAAAATTTTGCAAAATTTGCAATCGGTTTCTTTAAAGCGTATCGTGAACTAAATTTTGCATACCTTGAAATTAATCCATTTGTTATGCAAGGAACAAAAATTGAGCTTTTAGACATGGTTGCAAAACTGGATGATACTGCCGGATTTATGATGGTAGAAGAGTGGGGTGATGTTGAATATCCAACTGCATTTGGTATGGAAGCAAAATCTCCGGAAGTTGAAGCAATCGAGGAAGCAGATGCAAAAACAGGTGCTTCACTCAAGCTTACACTACTGAAGCCTGAAGCTAGAATCTGGACTATGGTTGCCGGTGGTGGTGCTTCAGTTGTATACGCTGATACTATTGCTGATTTTGCGGGTATTGAAGATTTAGCGAACTATGGTGAATACTCAGGTGGTCCAACAACAGGTGAAACAAAATTTTATGCTGAAACGCTTCTTGATTTAATGACAAGAGAAAAAGATCCCGAAGGTCGTGATAAAATCTTAATCATTGGTGGAGCGATTGCAAATTTTACAGATGTTGCAAAAACATTTACAGGTATTATTCAGGCTTTTGAAAATTACGCTGATAAAATGAAAGATGTAGGTATAAAAATTTATGTCAGACGTGGTGGTCCAAACTATGAAAAAGGTTTAAAAGACATTAAAGAAGCTGCTGACAGATTAGGTTTAAACATTGAAGTATATGGTCCGGAAACACATGTGACAGACATCGTGCGTATGGCATTAGAAGAGAAGTAA